The sequence CCTTCGCCCTCTCCGGCGGGGAGATGCGCCGCGTGGCGCTGGCCGGGGTGCTGGCCATGGAGCCGCAGACGCTCATCCTGGACGAGCCCACGGCCGGGCTCGACCCGCAGGGGAAGGCGGAGCTGCTCGACCTGGTGGAGGCCCTGCACCGGCGCCGCGGCCTCACCCTGGTCCTCATCACCCACAACATGGACGAGGTGGCCCGCCTGACCGAGCGGGTGGTGGTGCTGGCGGCGGGGCAGGTGGTGATGGACGGCCCGACGCGGGAGGTCTTCGCCCGCGCGGACGAGCTGGTGGCTCTCGACCTGGACATCCCCCAGCCGGCGCAGGTCCTGCGGGGGTTGCGGCGGCGCGGGCTGGCCGTGCGCGTCGACGCCCTCACCGTGGCCGAGGCGCGCGACGAGATCCTGCGGGTGCTGGGGACCCCGCCCGCGCCGGGGGAGGAGGAGCGCTAGTGGCCCTGCGCGCCGTGCCCATCGGCCAGTACCTGCCGCGCGACAGCGCGGTGCACCGCCTCGACCCGCGCACGAAGATCCTGGCCACGACGGTGCTCACGGTGGCGGTCTTCCTGGTGGGGACCTTCCTCGGCCACGCCCTCTTCGCCGCGGTCGTGGCGGGGCTCATCCTGGTGAGCCGCATCCCGCCGCGCACCGTGCTGGCCGGCTTGCGCCCGGTGCTCTTCCTGCTCCTCCTCACCGTCTTGCTCAACCTGCTCTTCAGCGGGACGACGGGGAGCCGGGTGCTCCTGCGGATGGGGCCGGTGGTGCTCACCGTCGAGGCGGTCACGCGGGCCGTCTTCGTGGGGCTGCGCCTGCTCCTCCTGGTCGTCGTCACCTCGCTCTTCACCTACACGACCTCGCCCATGGAGCTGACCGACGGGATGGAGCGGCTGCTGCGCCCCTTCCGCCGGGTGGGCGTGCCCGGCCACGAGCTGGCGATGATGATGTCCATCGCCCTGCGCTTCATCCCCACGCTCCTGGAGGAGGCGGAGCGCATCATGAAGGCGCAGATGGCCCGCGGGGCGGAGTTCGGGCGGGGCAACCTGGTCCAGCGGGCCCGGGCCCTCCTGCCGATCCTGGTGCCGCTCTTCGTCAGCGCCTTCCGCCGGGCCGACGAGCTGGCCCTGGCGATGGAGGCGCGGGGCTACCGCGGCGGGGAGGGGCGGACGCGGATGCGGGAGCTGCGCTTCGGCGCCCGCGACCTCGTGGCCGCGGTGGTCACCGTGATGGTGGTGCTGCTGGTGGCGCTCCCCGGGCGGGTGGCGTGGCGGTAGAGCCCTCCGGCGAAAGCGGGGGTCACCGATGCGCACCCTGAAGCTCACCCTGGAGTACGACGGCACCGACTTCGTCGGGTGGCAGCGGCAGCGCCGCGGGCGATCGGTGCAGGCCGCGGTGGAGGAGGCCTGCGCCCGCCTTACCCAGGTCCCCACCCGCGTCGTGGCCGCCGGGCGCACCGACGCCGGCGTCCACGCCCTCGGCCAGGTGGCCCACCTCCGCACCACGAGCCCGCTGGCGCCGGAGCGGGTGCGGGACGGCCTCAACGCCCTCCTCCCCCGGGACGTGACGGTGCGGGCCGTGGAGGAGGCGCCCGAGCGCTTCCACGCCCGGTACGACGCCCGGTACCGCGTCTACCGGTACGCGGTGCTGCGGCGGGCGGCCCCCTCGGCGTTGCTGCGCCGGTACGCCCTGCACCTGCCGGAGCCGCTGGACCTGGACCGCATGCGCGCCGTCGCCCGGGTGCTGGAGGGGCGCCACGACTTCCGGGCCTTCGCCGCGGCGGGCACGCCGCGGCGGTCGACCGTCTGCACCGTGCTGCACGTGGGGCTGGCCGAGGACGGCGACCTGGTGCGGCTCACGGTCGCCGCCGACCGCTTCCTGCGCCACATGGTGCGCA comes from Armatimonadota bacterium and encodes:
- a CDS encoding energy-coupling factor transporter ATPase gives rise to the protein MIRVVDVHHTYLAGTPMATEALRGISLEIPDGQRLGLIGPTGSGKSTLVQTFNALIRPTRGRVEVDGVDIFAPEVQQRRIRQRVALLFQYPEYQLFEETVLEDVAFGPRNLGLAPDEARARAAEALRLVGLDPAVFGPRSPFALSGGEMRRVALAGVLAMEPQTLILDEPTAGLDPQGKAELLDLVEALHRRRGLTLVLITHNMDEVARLTERVVVLAAGQVVMDGPTREVFARADELVALDLDIPQPAQVLRGLRRRGLAVRVDALTVAEARDEILRVLGTPPAPGEEER
- a CDS encoding energy-coupling factor transporter transmembrane protein EcfT, which translates into the protein MRAVPIGQYLPRDSAVHRLDPRTKILATTVLTVAVFLVGTFLGHALFAAVVAGLILVSRIPPRTVLAGLRPVLFLLLLTVLLNLLFSGTTGSRVLLRMGPVVLTVEAVTRAVFVGLRLLLLVVVTSLFTYTTSPMELTDGMERLLRPFRRVGVPGHELAMMMSIALRFIPTLLEEAERIMKAQMARGAEFGRGNLVQRARALLPILVPLFVSAFRRADELALAMEARGYRGGEGRTRMRELRFGARDLVAAVVTVMVVLLVALPGRVAWR
- the truA gene encoding tRNA pseudouridine(38-40) synthase TruA, yielding MRTLKLTLEYDGTDFVGWQRQRRGRSVQAAVEEACARLTQVPTRVVAAGRTDAGVHALGQVAHLRTTSPLAPERVRDGLNALLPRDVTVRAVEEAPERFHARYDARYRVYRYAVLRRAAPSALLRRYALHLPEPLDLDRMRAVARVLEGRHDFRAFAAAGTPRRSTVCTVLHVGLAEDGDLVRLTVAADRFLRHMVRMLVGTLLRVGRGTLAPDQVQAWLTHGEVGAAGPAAPPHGLYLVHVGYDTPAG